A DNA window from Actinokineospora baliensis contains the following coding sequences:
- a CDS encoding penicillin-binding transpeptidase domain-containing protein encodes MGGFTSFVATLLGGTTGISRVLILTGLAFGVVAAVRFLRGSPRLRLVTAAAADLAVGPVRLYATGARGAFILPLALVWLGFAVGAELVSGFYSAVAGAMVAGIAHFGVRGLRAGHARRGEPEVLPAALAVLFTGCLLLLFGFLLVIRLAVAANPQATQAETLNKTAFAEAVNAVYLPAAVLLALLAVPHLWRLLPARVRGPVERARAKTGALVGRVRGWADTRWGAREAPWWLAAMLVYGVFVSAIVDSRKHLHIGGVMTAEYGKVLYLWLLATVLAGVAHRFGRSGGHVRNRWHVYYPVLFFTAVGVASLQKHDLGPLIGLFAVTIGTMLYLVWDGVSRGARRQGLRWWRVLLQFAAHIRGYVAVLLAIAAIGALFIVITPKLAYRVDAMRHPWEYSWSNPCVPASAGVTVPGLPEGATACREAVDAPQANMLSQIAHGMAVIADGGLWGRGLADTGSQYLPAGESDLVLAVVWGKLGGLVIILLGVLLALLATALSRTARALGPPVGRSGPGAGRLIALGLGILLITQFTAVFLATLALVPHSGVTAPFLSRGGQSVLGLGFGIVLALWTAYRPARNAVPPTLVLATPEPPARHRVPVPAVLVLVVCALGAAYITARPYGAYAADRPYCLRELPRANPEVCSTDRVAMRRTSVVLSVRGVPQYTRDRSTNKWEPIGAPALVLEDFAGLLQIGGDAGVVDGALREFVQGASGLSNPLGPPPAAGSDSGSVELTIDPDIQRSAATALRADADGAGPLAGGVVAIEARTGRVLAAASAPGHTGGTAGPVDPATDGSGGQRGPGVIDDRGSIDESREGECKAGRAVGNDCWHWRFVPVPAGESAESAADRRRYVDGRADVHLPSTSDNRALGHNYGLGSTFKVVVAAAYLRQPGTTVEDELPAPVGFPVPGRVLHNYGDGECPGTVNGKITLAKALAVSCNTAFLELAYELRWPAIRATAVDLGFRAAPTDAERGTAWLAGAPMGVDARVPQDATQSSLANDVLGGGEVDGTPLQMASVLAAVANGGTLVQPRLVDATTAPHGGVRVPVVPQTRQVLTAEQAGQLLAGLAGTVETGGTAQQLPARPGHQIRAKTGTHDLYGGRPPPRGEFTSQIAWLVGTVDTANGPVAFAVAVETADEGRGAARARYLADAVITSITGVRG; translated from the coding sequence ATGGGCGGGTTCACGTCGTTCGTCGCGACGCTGCTCGGCGGGACAACCGGCATCAGCCGGGTTTTGATCCTGACCGGGCTCGCCTTCGGAGTGGTCGCCGCCGTGCGGTTCCTGCGCGGGTCGCCGCGACTGCGGCTGGTGACCGCGGCGGCGGCGGACCTGGCCGTCGGGCCGGTCCGGCTGTACGCGACGGGTGCGCGGGGCGCATTCATCCTGCCGCTTGCGTTGGTGTGGCTGGGTTTCGCGGTGGGGGCCGAACTCGTGAGCGGCTTCTACAGCGCGGTCGCCGGGGCCATGGTCGCGGGTATCGCCCACTTCGGCGTCCGCGGGCTGCGTGCCGGGCACGCGCGGCGGGGCGAACCCGAGGTGTTGCCCGCCGCGCTGGCGGTGCTGTTCACCGGCTGCCTGTTGCTGCTGTTCGGGTTCCTGCTCGTCATCCGGCTCGCGGTCGCTGCGAACCCGCAGGCGACGCAGGCCGAGACGCTCAACAAGACCGCTTTCGCCGAAGCCGTCAACGCGGTGTACCTGCCCGCGGCGGTCCTGCTGGCGCTTCTGGCCGTGCCGCACCTGTGGCGACTGCTGCCTGCCCGCGTGCGCGGACCGGTCGAACGGGCACGTGCGAAGACCGGGGCGCTGGTCGGCCGGGTTCGCGGCTGGGCCGACACCCGGTGGGGTGCGCGAGAGGCGCCGTGGTGGCTTGCCGCCATGCTCGTCTACGGCGTCTTCGTCTCCGCGATCGTGGATTCCAGGAAGCACCTGCACATCGGGGGTGTGATGACCGCCGAGTACGGCAAGGTGCTCTACCTCTGGCTGCTCGCCACCGTCCTCGCGGGCGTCGCGCACCGCTTCGGCCGCAGCGGCGGGCACGTCCGCAACCGCTGGCACGTGTACTACCCGGTGCTGTTCTTCACCGCGGTCGGTGTCGCCAGCCTGCAGAAGCACGACCTCGGACCGCTCATCGGCCTGTTCGCGGTCACCATCGGCACGATGCTCTACCTGGTGTGGGACGGCGTCAGCCGCGGCGCGCGGCGGCAGGGCTTGCGCTGGTGGCGCGTGCTGCTCCAGTTCGCCGCGCACATCCGCGGGTACGTGGCGGTGCTCTTGGCGATCGCGGCGATCGGCGCATTGTTCATCGTGATCACCCCGAAGCTCGCCTACCGGGTCGACGCGATGCGGCACCCGTGGGAGTACAGCTGGTCCAACCCGTGCGTGCCCGCGTCCGCGGGCGTCACGGTCCCCGGCCTGCCGGAGGGAGCGACCGCCTGCCGGGAAGCCGTCGACGCGCCCCAGGCCAACATGCTCTCGCAGATCGCGCACGGCATGGCGGTCATCGCCGACGGCGGGCTGTGGGGTCGGGGCCTCGCGGACACCGGCTCGCAGTACCTGCCCGCGGGGGAGAGCGACCTGGTCCTCGCGGTGGTCTGGGGCAAGCTCGGCGGGCTGGTCATCATCCTGCTCGGGGTGCTGTTGGCCCTGCTGGCCACCGCGCTGTCACGCACGGCGCGCGCGCTCGGCCCGCCGGTCGGCCGATCCGGTCCGGGTGCGGGGCGGCTGATCGCGCTCGGCCTGGGCATCCTGCTGATCACCCAGTTCACCGCGGTGTTCCTGGCCACCCTCGCGCTGGTCCCGCACTCCGGTGTCACCGCGCCGTTCCTGTCCCGCGGCGGGCAGTCGGTGCTCGGCCTCGGCTTCGGGATCGTGCTCGCGCTGTGGACGGCGTACCGGCCCGCGCGCAACGCGGTCCCGCCCACCCTGGTCCTGGCCACCCCGGAACCGCCTGCGCGGCACCGTGTCCCGGTCCCGGCGGTGCTCGTCCTCGTCGTGTGCGCGCTCGGCGCGGCGTACATCACCGCGAGGCCCTACGGTGCCTACGCCGCCGATCGCCCCTACTGCCTGCGGGAACTGCCACGTGCGAACCCCGAGGTCTGCTCGACCGACCGGGTGGCGATGCGGCGCACGTCTGTCGTGCTGAGCGTGCGCGGCGTGCCGCAGTACACCCGCGACCGGTCGACGAACAAGTGGGAGCCGATCGGCGCACCCGCGCTGGTGCTTGAGGACTTCGCGGGTCTGCTCCAGATCGGCGGTGACGCGGGTGTCGTCGACGGCGCGTTGCGCGAGTTCGTCCAAGGGGCCAGCGGGCTGTCCAACCCGCTCGGCCCGCCGCCCGCCGCGGGCAGCGACTCCGGCTCGGTCGAGCTGACCATCGATCCGGACATCCAGCGGTCGGCGGCCACCGCGTTGCGCGCCGACGCGGATGGCGCGGGCCCGCTCGCGGGCGGTGTCGTCGCGATCGAGGCGCGCACTGGTCGGGTGCTGGCCGCGGCCAGCGCACCGGGGCACACCGGGGGCACGGCCGGGCCCGTCGATCCGGCGACCGACGGGTCGGGTGGTCAGCGGGGTCCTGGGGTGATCGATGACCGCGGGTCGATCGACGAGTCCCGGGAGGGCGAGTGCAAGGCAGGCCGTGCGGTCGGCAACGACTGCTGGCACTGGAGGTTCGTCCCGGTGCCCGCAGGCGAGTCCGCCGAGTCCGCTGCCGACCGGCGCCGCTACGTTGACGGCCGCGCGGACGTCCACCTACCGTCCACATCGGACAATCGCGCACTTGGGCACAACTACGGTCTCGGGTCCACCTTCAAGGTGGTGGTCGCCGCGGCCTACCTGCGCCAGCCGGGCACGACCGTCGAGGACGAACTGCCCGCCCCGGTCGGGTTCCCGGTACCGGGTCGGGTCCTGCACAACTACGGCGATGGCGAGTGCCCCGGCACGGTCAACGGCAAGATCACGCTCGCCAAGGCCCTCGCCGTCTCCTGCAACACCGCGTTCCTGGAGCTGGCCTACGAGCTGCGGTGGCCCGCGATCCGCGCCACCGCCGTCGACCTCGGTTTCCGCGCCGCGCCCACCGACGCCGAGCGCGGGACCGCCTGGCTCGCTGGTGCCCCGATGGGTGTCGACGCGCGGGTCCCGCAGGACGCCACCCAGTCCAGCCTCGCCAACGACGTCCTCGGCGGGGGCGAGGTCGACGGCACCCCGCTGCAGATGGCGTCGGTGCTCGCCGCGGTCGCCAACGGTGGCACCCTCGTGCAGCCCAGGCTGGTCGACGCCACGACCGCCCCGCACGGTGGCGTCCGCGTCCCCGTCGTCCCGCAGACCCGGCAGGTCCTCACCGCCGAGCAGGCCGGGCAGCTGCTGGCGGGGCTGGCGGGGACCGTCGAAACCGGTGGCACCGCGCAGCAGTTGCCCGCGCGCCCGGGCCACCAGATCCGTGCCAAGACCGGCACGCACGACCTCTACGGCGGGCGCCCGCCGCCGCGGGGTGAGTTCACCAGCCAGATCGCCTGGCTGGTGGGAACCGTGGACACCGCGAACGGGCCGGTGGCCTTCGCGGTGGCGGTCGAGACCGCGGACGAGGGCAGGGGAGCCGCGCGCGCCAGGTACCTGGCGGACGCGGTCATCACGAGCATCACAGGGGTGAGGGGATGA
- a CDS encoding aldehyde dehydrogenase family protein yields MTRVTYATLSSDNEDLHLGYEEGLRTARSWLGATFPGNGEPFTVVSPADPALTLCTVHAATESDVDEAVRSAAVAAPEWAARSWQERVRLLRAAAELISDRCPELAALMSLEVGKNRLEALGDVEESADLIRYYCDQVEKHDGFAVDMARLSAKEHTSSVLRPYGVWAVISPFNFPMALAAGPVGAALVAGNTVVLKPSQQGSFTALKLHECLLDAGIPADVVHLLPGGDDVGRAVVGHRGVDGLTFTGSYETGMAIQRDFATAYPRPVLCEMGGKNPAIVTASADLDIAAAGVVRSAFGFSGQKCSACSRVYVQREVYEPFLEALAARAVDVVVGDPTERGTFVGPVIDRDAVGRFEVAVEHAREVGRVVVGGEVVRGKGNFVAPTVVADVPVDDRLFTDELFVPFVAVAPVDSLEEALALANNSVLGLTAGFFSAEEHEIDQFLNTIEAGVVYVNRAAGATTGAWPGVQPFGGWKGSGSSGKAGGGEHYVQLFLREQSRTVVSR; encoded by the coding sequence TTGACGCGCGTCACGTATGCCACGTTGTCCTCCGACAACGAAGATCTACACCTGGGTTACGAAGAAGGCTTGCGCACCGCCCGGTCGTGGCTGGGTGCGACCTTCCCCGGTAACGGCGAACCGTTCACTGTGGTCAGTCCCGCCGATCCGGCTCTCACGTTGTGCACGGTGCACGCCGCCACGGAGTCCGATGTGGATGAAGCTGTCCGCTCGGCGGCGGTTGCCGCGCCCGAGTGGGCGGCGAGGTCTTGGCAGGAGCGGGTTCGGCTGCTGCGGGCCGCTGCGGAGCTCATCAGTGATCGATGCCCGGAGTTGGCGGCGTTGATGAGCTTGGAGGTGGGCAAGAACCGGCTTGAAGCGCTCGGTGACGTGGAGGAGTCGGCTGATCTGATCCGGTACTACTGCGACCAAGTCGAGAAGCACGACGGGTTCGCGGTGGACATGGCGCGGTTGTCCGCCAAAGAGCACACGAGCAGCGTGCTGCGGCCATACGGGGTGTGGGCGGTGATCAGTCCGTTCAACTTCCCTATGGCGCTGGCGGCGGGGCCTGTGGGTGCGGCTCTGGTCGCGGGCAACACCGTGGTGCTCAAGCCGAGCCAGCAGGGGTCCTTCACGGCGCTGAAGCTGCACGAATGCCTGCTGGACGCGGGAATTCCCGCCGATGTCGTGCACCTGCTGCCCGGTGGCGATGACGTCGGACGCGCCGTGGTGGGCCACCGGGGAGTCGATGGGTTGACCTTCACCGGGTCCTACGAGACCGGTATGGCCATTCAGCGCGACTTCGCGACCGCCTACCCGAGGCCCGTGTTGTGCGAGATGGGCGGCAAGAACCCGGCCATCGTCACCGCGAGCGCCGATCTGGACATCGCGGCGGCCGGGGTGGTGCGGTCGGCGTTCGGGTTCTCCGGGCAGAAGTGCTCGGCTTGCTCCCGGGTCTACGTGCAACGCGAGGTGTACGAGCCCTTCCTGGAAGCCCTTGCCGCTCGCGCCGTCGACGTGGTGGTGGGCGACCCGACCGAGCGCGGCACCTTTGTCGGGCCGGTGATCGACAGGGATGCCGTGGGCCGGTTCGAAGTCGCTGTGGAGCACGCCCGCGAGGTCGGTCGGGTGGTGGTTGGGGGAGAGGTAGTGCGCGGCAAGGGGAACTTCGTCGCGCCCACGGTCGTCGCCGATGTGCCGGTCGACGATCGGTTGTTCACCGACGAGCTGTTCGTGCCGTTCGTCGCCGTCGCCCCTGTGGATTCATTGGAGGAGGCTCTCGCGTTGGCCAACAACTCGGTTCTCGGCTTGACGGCGGGGTTCTTCTCGGCCGAGGAGCACGAGATTGACCAGTTCCTGAACACGATTGAGGCGGGTGTCGTGTACGTCAACCGGGCCGCGGGCGCCACTACCGGTGCGTGGCCGGGGGTGCAGCCTTTCGGCGGCTGGAAGGGATCCGGCAGTTCCGGCAAGGCGGGCGGCGGCGAACACTACGTACAACTGTTCCTGCGCGAGCAGTCCCGGACGGTGGTGTCGCGATGA
- a CDS encoding aminotransferase class III-fold pyridoxal phosphate-dependent enzyme, which produces MTAPLLRTELPGPLAREVLDRDRAITSPSLPRAYPLVPRRGSGSVIEDVDGNLFLDFNAGIAVNSTGHTHPHVVEAVRRQSGELLHYSASDFYLPIYSQMCAALAETAPMSGPVRVFLSNSGAEAVEGAIKLVRRATGRPYVIAFHGAFHGRSYGALTLTASKAKYHQGFGPLLPGVLHVPFGTDDTFAALEQLFDQQVPASEVAAVFVEPIQGEGGYRVPEPGWMARLREVCDRHGILLVADEVQSGMGRTGRMWAIEHTGVEPDVLISAKGIASGLPLGAFIAREELMLAWGAGAHGSTYGGSPIPCAAGIATLETIAAEGLLRNAETVGTLLLEGLAKLAARVDVVTDVRGIGLMIGVEFATQELADAVQQAAFERGLLVLECGAATIRMSPPLVVTAEQAEAALRVFAEAIDACR; this is translated from the coding sequence ATGACCGCCCCGCTGCTGCGCACCGAGCTGCCGGGGCCGCTCGCCCGCGAGGTCCTCGACCGCGACCGCGCGATCACCAGCCCGTCCCTGCCGCGCGCGTACCCGTTGGTGCCCCGGCGCGGGTCCGGCTCGGTCATCGAGGACGTGGACGGCAACCTGTTCCTGGACTTCAACGCGGGCATCGCGGTGAACTCCACCGGCCACACCCACCCGCACGTGGTCGAGGCGGTGCGGCGGCAGAGCGGGGAACTGCTGCATTACTCGGCCAGCGACTTCTACCTGCCCATCTACTCCCAGATGTGCGCCGCCCTGGCCGAGACCGCGCCGATGTCCGGTCCGGTGCGGGTGTTCCTGTCCAACTCCGGCGCGGAGGCCGTCGAGGGCGCGATCAAACTCGTCCGCCGGGCGACCGGGCGGCCGTACGTGATCGCCTTCCACGGCGCGTTCCACGGCCGCAGCTACGGCGCCCTCACCCTCACGGCGTCGAAGGCCAAGTACCACCAGGGTTTCGGCCCGCTGTTGCCCGGCGTCCTGCACGTCCCCTTCGGCACCGACGACACCTTCGCCGCCTTGGAGCAGCTGTTCGACCAGCAGGTCCCCGCTTCCGAGGTGGCCGCTGTGTTCGTCGAACCCATCCAGGGCGAGGGCGGGTACCGGGTGCCGGAACCGGGGTGGATGGCCCGGCTGCGTGAGGTGTGCGACCGGCACGGGATCCTGTTGGTGGCCGATGAGGTGCAGTCCGGGATGGGCCGCACCGGGCGGATGTGGGCCATCGAGCACACCGGCGTCGAGCCCGATGTGCTCATCAGCGCCAAGGGAATCGCCTCCGGCCTGCCGCTGGGCGCGTTCATCGCCCGCGAGGAGCTGATGCTCGCCTGGGGTGCCGGTGCGCACGGGTCGACCTACGGCGGCAGTCCGATTCCGTGCGCGGCTGGCATCGCCACGCTGGAAACCATTGCCGCAGAGGGGCTTCTGCGCAACGCCGAGACCGTGGGCACCCTGTTGCTCGAGGGGCTGGCGAAGCTCGCCGCCCGAGTCGACGTGGTCACCGACGTGCGCGGGATCGGCTTGATGATCGGGGTCGAGTTCGCCACCCAAGAGTTGGCCGATGCGGTGCAGCAGGCCGCGTTCGAGCGTGGGCTGCTCGTGCTGGAGTGCGGTGCGGCGACGATCCGGATGTCACCGCCGTTGGTGGTCACCGCCGAGCAGGCGGAGGCCGCGCTGCGGGTGTTCGCCGAGGCGATCGACGCCTGCCGGTGA
- a CDS encoding aminotransferase family protein gives MSEHVFSRGHHLPVVATGEGAELVDVDGRRYLDGSGGAVVTSIGHGVTSVVDAIAAQAAAVAYVHGTTFTSQALDAYADELAPLLPVDDPRIYPVSGGSEAVETAIKLARAYHLGRGQNRSVIIGRHGSYHGNTRGALDVSGRPGLRAPYLPWLAHAMHTTAPYEYRCPFPDDHPHGCAARHAAHLDRLITDIGPDQVAAFIAEPIAGAALGACVPPDEYWPAIVDVCQAHGVLLIADEVMTGFGRTGPWFACDHWNLRPDILVAAKGAASGYWPLGLTVSSGEVHDVVAASGFTHGFTYSHHPVGAAAGLAVLRELRHLVPHVPGRGHDLGTALHRELDRHWAVGDIRGLGLLWAVELVLDRDTRQPFPRQERIVEQVVAAAKDNGLLAYHSTGCANGRDGDLLVFGPPFVITAEQCAELANRCAAAVNAVLGA, from the coding sequence GTGAGCGAGCACGTGTTCTCCCGTGGCCATCACCTGCCGGTGGTGGCCACGGGGGAGGGCGCCGAACTGGTGGACGTCGACGGGCGGCGCTACCTCGACGGGTCCGGTGGCGCGGTGGTGACCTCGATCGGCCACGGCGTCACCTCCGTCGTCGACGCCATCGCCGCCCAGGCCGCCGCCGTCGCCTACGTGCACGGCACCACGTTCACCTCCCAAGCCCTCGATGCCTACGCCGACGAGCTCGCCCCGCTGTTGCCGGTCGACGACCCCCGGATCTACCCGGTGTCCGGTGGCAGCGAGGCCGTGGAGACCGCGATCAAGCTCGCCCGCGCGTACCACCTGGGCCGCGGCCAGAACCGGTCCGTGATCATCGGGCGGCACGGCTCGTACCACGGCAACACCCGCGGCGCGCTCGACGTGTCCGGCCGGCCGGGCCTGCGCGCGCCGTACCTGCCCTGGCTCGCGCACGCGATGCACACGACGGCCCCTTACGAATACCGCTGCCCGTTCCCCGACGACCACCCCCACGGCTGCGCCGCCCGTCACGCCGCCCACCTGGACCGCCTGATCACCGACATCGGACCCGACCAGGTCGCCGCGTTCATCGCCGAACCCATCGCGGGCGCCGCGCTCGGCGCCTGCGTCCCGCCGGACGAGTACTGGCCCGCCATCGTGGACGTCTGCCAGGCGCACGGCGTCCTGCTGATCGCCGACGAGGTCATGACCGGGTTCGGCCGCACCGGCCCCTGGTTCGCCTGCGATCACTGGAACCTGCGTCCGGACATCCTGGTCGCCGCCAAGGGAGCCGCCTCCGGCTACTGGCCCCTCGGCCTCACCGTGAGCTCCGGCGAAGTCCACGACGTCGTGGCGGCCAGTGGGTTCACCCACGGCTTCACCTACTCCCACCACCCCGTAGGCGCCGCGGCCGGACTCGCCGTCCTGCGCGAACTACGGCACCTGGTTCCGCACGTCCCCGGTCGAGGCCACGACCTCGGCACCGCCCTGCACCGGGAGCTGGACCGGCACTGGGCGGTCGGGGACATCCGCGGTCTCGGCCTGCTGTGGGCGGTGGAACTCGTCCTCGACCGCGACACCCGACAGCCGTTCCCCCGACAGGAACGCATCGTCGAGCAGGTGGTGGCCGCCGCGAAGGACAACGGCCTCTTGGCCTACCACTCCACCGGCTGCGCCAACGGCCGTGATGGCGACTTGCTGGTGTTCGGTCCGCCGTTCGTCATCACCGCTGAGCAGTGCGCGGAGCTCGCCAACCGGTGCGCCGCGGCGGTCAACGCGGTGTTGGGTGCTTGA
- a CDS encoding class I SAM-dependent methyltransferase codes for MAKEAIRLGTVQEILLIPLYGRALDARAKRSVLGDSKAAEMVELIDYDFAKFRGPSLGGSVLRSAIFDGWVAEFLREHPEGTVVELGVGLNTRSHRLDNGRARWFDLDLPDTIELRCRFFADTDRSTMIAGSVLETDWFDQVAATGGPYFFLSEAVLLYFEAEQVRAAVRGLADGFPGCPLSIDTAGRLMMSNQDRNPVFKAVDARMTWTCDDPRTLEQWGLRLRESRTFATPQPGMARAWPWRYRVGMPLLAKVLPPTVNMYRINLFTMV; via the coding sequence ATGGCCAAGGAAGCGATCCGGCTGGGTACCGTGCAGGAGATCCTCCTCATCCCGCTCTACGGGCGGGCGCTCGACGCGCGGGCCAAGCGGTCGGTCCTCGGTGACAGCAAAGCCGCCGAGATGGTCGAGCTGATCGACTACGACTTCGCCAAGTTCCGCGGCCCCTCGCTGGGCGGTTCGGTGCTGCGCAGCGCCATCTTCGACGGCTGGGTCGCCGAGTTCCTGCGGGAACACCCCGAGGGCACGGTGGTCGAGCTCGGGGTCGGCCTCAACACCCGGTCGCACCGGCTCGACAACGGGCGGGCGCGGTGGTTCGACCTCGACCTGCCTGACACGATCGAGCTGCGGTGCCGGTTCTTCGCCGACACCGACCGGTCCACGATGATCGCGGGATCCGTGCTGGAGACCGACTGGTTCGACCAGGTCGCGGCCACCGGCGGCCCGTACTTCTTCCTCAGCGAGGCCGTGCTGCTCTACTTCGAGGCCGAGCAGGTCCGCGCGGCCGTGCGCGGGCTGGCCGACGGGTTCCCCGGCTGCCCGCTCAGCATCGACACAGCGGGCAGGCTGATGATGTCCAACCAAGATCGCAACCCGGTGTTCAAGGCCGTGGACGCCAGGATGACGTGGACCTGCGACGACCCGCGAACCCTGGAGCAGTGGGGTTTGCGGCTGCGTGAAAGCCGCACGTTCGCTACTCCGCAGCCGGGCATGGCCCGCGCCTGGCCGTGGCGTTACCGCGTGGGCATGCCGCTGCTGGCGAAGGTGCTGCCACCGACGGTGAACATGTACCGCATCAACCTGTTCACGATGGTCTGA
- a CDS encoding alpha/beta fold hydrolase encodes MTRHTQGTPEWVPTADGRRLYAMVLPGPRRDAPTVVFEAGSGAGRSSWALVQPGVATHARAIVYDRSGLGRSAPDPTDRTLPRMADDLNDLLDHFGPGPFVLVGHSAGGPLVRLAAARRPERVAGLVLVDPTDEAADVLFTSRFRRAERVALRVGAALSAVGLLGPLFRWQTAALPADARRDMEREGFARGVLRTQRHQARTYLDHLATWRHDPPDTRLIPTTVISGALPGNGMTPAIRAAANASHAHRVSQARRGKHVIAPRSGHYVPITDPDVIIAEIVALLPGAAH; translated from the coding sequence ATGACCCGCCACACCCAGGGCACGCCGGAATGGGTGCCCACCGCCGATGGTCGACGCCTGTACGCCATGGTCCTGCCGGGTCCTCGGCGCGACGCCCCGACCGTGGTGTTCGAGGCGGGCTCCGGCGCGGGCCGCTCATCGTGGGCGTTGGTGCAGCCCGGGGTGGCCACGCACGCACGCGCGATCGTCTACGACCGCTCTGGCCTGGGCCGCAGCGCACCGGACCCGACCGACCGCACGCTCCCGCGCATGGCCGACGACCTCAACGACCTGCTCGACCACTTCGGGCCCGGTCCCTTCGTCCTGGTCGGCCACAGCGCGGGCGGTCCCCTTGTCCGGCTCGCCGCCGCCCGCCGCCCCGAACGCGTCGCGGGCCTGGTCCTGGTCGACCCCACCGACGAAGCAGCGGACGTCCTGTTCACCTCCCGCTTCCGCCGCGCCGAGCGGGTCGCGCTCCGCGTCGGCGCCGCGCTCAGCGCCGTCGGCCTGCTCGGGCCCTTGTTCCGGTGGCAGACCGCGGCCCTGCCCGCCGACGCCCGGCGGGACATGGAACGCGAGGGATTCGCCAGGGGAGTCCTGCGCACTCAGCGCCACCAGGCGCGCACCTACCTGGATCACCTGGCCACCTGGCGCCACGACCCACCTGACACCCGTCTCATCCCCACGACTGTCATCTCCGGCGCCCTCCCCGGCAACGGCATGACCCCCGCGATCCGCGCCGCCGCCAACGCTTCCCACGCCCACCGCGTGTCCCAGGCCCGGCGCGGCAAACACGTCATCGCCCCGCGATCGGGCCACTACGTCCCCATCACCGACCCCGACGTGATCATCGCCGAGATCGTCGCCCTGCTGCCCGGGGCAGCACACTGA
- a CDS encoding enoyl-CoA hydratase, protein MTSYETITVDRPADRVAVITLNRPKALNALNLAAMREITAAAGELDLDPEVGAIVVTGSARAFAAGADIKEMAPQSFSDVYAADWFAGWDALTRVRTPLIAAVAGYALGGGCELAMMCDLLIAADTAKFGQPEITLGVIPGMGGSQRLTRAIGKAKAMDLCLTGRTIDAVEAERAGLVSRVVPADDLLQEAVAVASTIAAMSAPAARMVKEVVNRAFESSLSEGLLFERRVFHSTFATHDQKEGMAAFTEKRKPDFRHA, encoded by the coding sequence ATGACCAGCTACGAGACGATCACCGTCGACCGCCCGGCCGACCGGGTCGCCGTGATCACCCTCAACCGGCCCAAGGCCCTCAACGCGCTCAACCTGGCGGCGATGCGCGAGATCACCGCCGCCGCGGGCGAACTCGACCTCGACCCGGAGGTCGGCGCGATCGTGGTCACCGGGTCGGCCCGCGCGTTCGCGGCCGGGGCGGACATCAAGGAAATGGCCCCGCAGTCCTTCAGCGACGTCTACGCCGCGGACTGGTTCGCGGGCTGGGACGCGCTCACCCGCGTCCGGACACCCCTGATCGCAGCGGTCGCGGGCTACGCGCTCGGCGGCGGGTGCGAACTGGCGATGATGTGCGACCTGCTCATCGCCGCCGACACCGCCAAGTTCGGCCAGCCGGAGATCACCTTGGGCGTCATCCCCGGTATGGGCGGCTCCCAGCGGCTCACCCGCGCGATCGGCAAGGCCAAGGCGATGGACCTGTGCCTCACCGGCCGCACGATCGACGCGGTGGAAGCCGAACGCGCGGGCCTGGTGTCGCGGGTCGTTCCCGCCGACGACCTGCTCCAGGAAGCCGTGGCCGTGGCATCGACCATCGCGGCCATGTCCGCCCCGGCGGCGCGGATGGTCAAGGAGGTCGTCAACCGCGCCTTCGAGTCGTCGCTGAGCGAGGGCCTGCTGTTCGAACGCCGGGTGTTCCACTCGACCTTCGCCACGCACGACCAGAAGGAAGGAATGGCCGCCTTCACCGAGAAGCGCAAGCCGGACTTCCGCCACGCCTGA